One Homalodisca vitripennis isolate AUS2020 unplaced genomic scaffold, UT_GWSS_2.1 ScUCBcl_4208;HRSCAF=10257, whole genome shotgun sequence DNA segment encodes these proteins:
- the LOC124372857 gene encoding venom protease-like: MTSLVVLCVCFVGYGTLAQNLDLYGGDVCKDVQGTEWTCKPVSQCSKAIQLLKSGVRPQICSFQLNEPVVCCEPDHEAELQPPTTTVDPLSSRRTTSHTRQPQVPGLRAQQRCREYADSVFIKLADFGLDTKEERIDTCNQVESLIVGGQDARPREYPHMAQIGYGEENKIAWRCGGSLISRNYVVSAAHCTTVYRQSASWVRLGEYNIKVTTDESTGDARPVVHKILRRINHPDYRPPLAENDIALYQLETDVEFNEYIRPVCLQIDTSINRPYAIATGWGNTEYGGRASDVLQKVNLTLISEKECSEFYKPNRDTLPSGVRPESMLCAGDTFSLRDSCQGDSGGPLQVPHPQLYCTYSLVGVTSFGLACGVKPGVYTRVSHFVPWIENIVWQ, from the exons GTGACGTCTGCAAAGACGTACAAGGCACAGAATGGACGTGCAAGCCCGTCAGTCAGTGCAGTAAGGCGATCCAGTTGCTGAAGTCTGGTGTACGTCCACAGATCTGTAGCTTCCAATTGAATGAACCCGTCGTATGTTGTGAGCCAGATCATGAAGCTGAGCTGCAGCCACCCACAACAACCGTCGACCCTTTGTCATCTCGTCGAACGACCTCGCACACGAGGCAACCACAAGTACCTGGCTTAAGAGCACAGCAAC GGTGTCGAGAGTATGCAGACAGCGTGTTTATAAAATTGGCTGACTTCGGTTTGGATACCAAGGAAGAGAGGATAGACACCTGCAACCAAGTGGAGTCTCTGATAGTAGGAGGTCAGGACGCCAGACCTAGAGAATATCCACACATG GCTCAAATTGGTTACGGAGAGGAAAATAAGATTGCTTGGAGGTGTGGGGGCAGTCTGATCAGTAGGAACTATGTTGTTAGTGCTGCCCATTGTACTACAGTATACAG GCAGTCTGCGAGCTGGGTCCGTCTGGGTGAGTACAACATCAAGGTCACGACAGACGAGAGTACAGGTGACGCCAGACCTGTGGTACACAAGATTCTGAGGCGGATCAACCATCCGGACTACAGACCTCCTCTAGCAGAGAACGACATCGCCCTCTACCAGCTGGAGACCGACGTGGAGTTTAATGAGTACATTCGCCCTGTTTGTCTACAGATAGATACATCTATTAATCGCCCGTACGCCATCGCTACAGGCTGGGGAAACACAGAATATG GAGGGAGAGCCAGTGATGTTCTGCAGAAAGTGAACCTGACTTTGATATCGGAAAAGGAGTGCAGTGAATTCTACAAGCCCAACAGAGACACTCTACCCAGTGGGGTGCGGCCTGAATCCATGCTCTGTGCTGGGGATACATTCTCCCTCCGTGATTCCTGCCAG GGGGACTCCGGAGGTCCACTGCAAGTGCCGCACCCACAACTCTACTGCACATATTCTCTGGTCGGTGTCACATCCTTCGGTCTGGCATGTGGCGTCAAGCCTGGGGTCTACACGAGGGTCTCCCACTTTGTACCCTGGATCGAGAACATTGTCTGGCAATAA